The Pristis pectinata isolate sPriPec2 chromosome 20, sPriPec2.1.pri, whole genome shotgun sequence genomic sequence GTGTGACCCAATAAATCTCGGGATCTGGCTCAGCAAAAGCCCGGCAGtgaagggaaaaagattcttccaTTTCAACGCTGAGATCTGAGGGAAAGGCTTCAGGGGAAATGAGAGGAAGGCATCGATCTGTCATCTCTCTGAATGGGACATCTCTCAGATTTCGCCTGTTAAACTCTGGAGGGTCCACACAAAAGGTCGACTGTGGCTCTATGAACCGAATGTGATTTTCGTTAGTGTTCACCCAGCGAATGACACAGTCACacctgatgggattgctgtggaTGCTGATCTCTTGGAGTTTCGATAGAGACTCAATAGTCTTTTTGTATAAGGCACTCAGGGCATTATTGTTCAGCATTAGAGTTTCCATTTGAGGAATGAGCCGAAATGCATTGGGGTGAATGTAGGAAAACTTTGGGTTGTTGGTCACTTCCAGTTTGGTCAATTCAGGTAAATTGTCCAAAGCAAACTTGTCAATGGAGATCAGTTCCTCCATATTATTAATACCCAACTCTTTAAGATGGAGCATATCTGTAAAATCGCTCTGTTGGATCCTTTGAATTGAATTTTTGTTCAAATCCAAAAATTTAAGACCTGGAACTTTCTGGAGGGCCACCTTTGGAACCTTGGACAATTTGTTGTCGTAAAAAGAAATGCTTTCTAGATTCTCCAGACCTTCGAGAGCATAATCTGAGATTTCTTTCAGTCTCATTCCACTTAAAACCAGACTTCTTAGGTTGATGAGAGGCTTAAAATTCATGTTCTGGATCTTGTCCACAGCATTCTCTCCGATCATGAGGATCTCCAGGCTAGGTATGGCCTTAAACCACTCGCTTTTAATGGTCCTCAACTTGTTGGAGTTCAGGTGAAGCCGAAGAAGGTTTTCAAGGCCAAAGAAAGCTCCAGCAGAAATAGTGCTGAGCTGGTTATGGTTTAAGTAAAGTTCTTGAAGGTTGGTGAGAGCAGAGAAGCATTTTTCCGACAGTTCAGTCAACTGGTTCTCTTCCAGATGAAGGACCAGAAGATTACTCATGTTTGTCAAGCTGAAGTCTTCAATCTGCGAGAAACTGTTTTGAGACAGATCCAGTTCCGTCAGGTTCACCAGGTGATGGAGCTCACCTGGCTCGATCTTGGTGATTCTGTTACTCTGTAGGAGTAACGTCTGTGTTCCTTCAGGCAAATTAGAGGGAACTTTAGACATAAAAAAATCATTACAGTCCACTGTTGGAGCCTCTCTATACATTGATCTTGGTGTAAACCAAGGTTTAATTTCACAAACACACATATCAGGGCATCTGACGTGCCAGGGTATTGCTTGAGTTAATGTAACAGTTGCCAAGCTAATAAAAATGTACTCTTTCAGCAACATTTTTCCCCCACAATTCTAAAGCTGCCACCCAAGCTTCAAGAGTGCTTCAAGGTGCAATTCTGCAATATTGGGAGAGTAAgggagtaaaatcagaaaatctcTTAAATGTCAAGAGGGCATTTTAATGTGTGTTGTAAGCAGTAAAAATAGATCCAGGAGATTACACCAGCTCTAAGATCTCCTCCACACTTCACGGGCAAATGGCATCTCACTCCATTAGGTGGGGATTTCCGGCAGTGAATGTGGATTATGCTTCATTCAGCATTTGAAGAAAGCAGGTTACTTGTGCATAAGTAATTGATAATTGCCTTCCAGGGCTGGtcctgaaagagaaaaataagttagGTTAGTGAGTTGCTTTGGAAAAGCTGCATATCTTTTATTAAAAAGTAATTTATGTGATAATGGAGGAGATTAATTAATGAAAACAATGAATATCATTAATCAATATGCTATTTATCTCTCAGTGTGACTATTGAGGCATTACTGTAAAGAAATTCAAATCAGTAACGTATGCATTTTAAGCTTGCTTGGTAAATATAACCACTCATTTTGAAGGTACAAGACCATTAGCAATGTGTTAAAGGGAGTCTCGTGATGggaatggatgctgccttttctTCAGTGGATCTAGTGTGTTAGAATGAAATTCTCCTCACACCCTCTTGGGACCACAAAATGAAACGAGTTTGAGGAAACTCTATTCAGCTTTCTGCAGTAGCAGGTGTGCAGCAAAATAAATCTGCTCACAAATTGGCAGCGCCACAATGCTAACTGGTATCAGAAAAGGCAGTGCCTTGGACTGTACTTTAGTGGTAGACCTTTAGCAGTGCCGAGGTCATGAGTTAGACTGTGCATCATGAcaaatgaatatattaaatgtGGTGATTTGCAGGCTGGGActagacataaaatgactatgaAAGCTGCCACATCGTTATAAAAACTCCACTGGTTCATTAGTGCTCTATCAGTGAAGGAAACTGTCTTTCCTTGCCCAATTTGGCCTTCACATGACTGTAATCCACTCTGAGTGGTTGACTATTAATGGGATTTTTGTCAGTGCAGCCCGAGCAATTGCAGTTCGAAGTGACTACATATTAGAATTAATGCTCATGCCAGCTCTACAAATTTAAATAAAGGTCCATTCAGTCTGCTTTGTTTCTACTAATATTCAGATGAATGGATGCATACTTTCTGTCTGGAAAAGGTATTAGACAAATGTTTAACACCACTGGGCTACACCCTTGTGTGCGGTGTGTTTAAACACAGATTAATGCTTATGTACTTTGCTCATAAGCCTTGCCCATCAGAAACTGCCAGGAAATTCTTTGCAGCCACTGTATGGGGAACAATGGATCAGTGCTTTTTTTTGTGCTCCCTGTGAATATCAATTTAAACACCCTCGGGCCTGCTCAGCACTTGGATGGGCGATCACCTGGGAATACTAGGTGCAGTTGGCTTGTTACCTTGGGACATAAATGATCCAGTCAGCAGATTGAATTCAATAAGGATCTCAATCATATTTCATTGCATACACTAAAAAAACACCATGGGAGGTGCAACACAAATTCTCAGTGGTGCATAACAGCAGGAGAAGCCCCTTGAACCTTTCTgccattcaattcaattcaactaCCTGTTTTGCTTCCTTTCACATTTTTCCCTCATGTGAGatccatattaaaaaaaatatgcaaaatgaCCCCTACTCATTCCCTACTACTTTTAATCCAGTCAGGTCGGATTTAGGCCATAGTTTAATCATTTGATGGTTGGATTACTGAATCATTTTACGGAGATTGCCTGtctaattttaattcagttttgaCATCTGCAGGACCTCAGGGCACTCCTGGGAGGCCAGTAGTCTGGATCCATCGGGTTAATGCCCTTAAAGCTTTCAATCCAGAGGAAGCAAGAAGGCTCCACCTTTCCTGATCTCCTGTCTCCACCCTGATCCACAAAGGTTACCAGTACCTCATTAGACTGCCATGCAAGCACAGTTCCTATGCATTCTGAATCACCCTCCTCCAACTTCAGATTTATCTATCATCCCTGGATAACCTTGCCAGAGACTTTCTCAATCTGGCTAGCTGAGAATATTAAAAGCAAGTCTTGCCACTAAATTTGGCAGTAATTTTGGGAAGTTTGAACTTCAGTGCTTTCCCAATCTTCCCCACCCCACGCTTGCCAGCATCCTCCCTTGTGATCGTCTGTGGAGCCATAAAGGCTGAAATGAAGGTAGAAAAGCAAGGATATTCTTCTGATGGCTTGTTGAGTAAAAGCATCATGTGTGTTCTGGAGCAAGAAGGGGTCAGAATTTGATTCCCACCTGGCGTTAAGTGATCTGAGAAAATGGCCTTCACTCCCCTGTGCGGGAGTTTATGATCAGCCCAAATTCTTACTCTTACTCATTGCTTAGTAAGCTTTCCTGGAAAGCTCACAAGGGCAGACATTGCACAATGATTGGGTCAGACTCTGTGGGATCAGGCAGTCAAATATCCTGATTTACAGCCAGTAAACATAAAGAAAGGATAGCAGAGCTCTTTGGAATCTTTGAGGTCCGTGAATCAGTATGGGTTTATGTCTTCAGGAACAAAtggaggaaaagggaagaaaatccACCAGGATTGGATATGGTTAACATCCTCGATTATATCTCATTCCCCAGTGCAAGCAGTTTATTTAAATTTGGACCAGTCTCCTTAATTGCCACAATACATTGTGAACAGCTATGCACTTCCTACTGTGACTGGCGGCCTGGATTTACAGCTGTTTCGTAAAGCACAGCTCATTACGAACCAGTTATTTCATGATATTTTCATTACTGCAGCTACTCTGGGATTTCCACTAGGGAAATGTTTCTTCACATGGAATTCAGGGTCCTGATTGCCTATGCAAATGCTTTCACTCTTTTGATTTCACTGTTTTTATATGTTTGACCTTGGGAGCTAAGAAATGGATAGCCTTGGCTGCTGAGAAATAAATGGAATCTTATATGTAGGCTAGTTTAACAAGTTGCTGTTCATTTCCTTGGTTCCGGGCGTTGATTTAAAAGTTAATCTGCACTGTGTCCCTGGGGAAGATTTTGTGCTCTGCAGAAAATAAATACTACTACCCATAAATGACCCATTCAGAGGTGGTACCTCTTTAAAGAAGGAAAAGGTTGTATTTGTATAATACATTTCATTAttccaggatgtcccaaagtgctttttaAAGTGTGGTCACTACTGCAACATTGGAAAGACAACACATAAAATGAACTCAGCAAACTGCCACAGCAATGTAACAATgatgttgattgtgggataaatattgggcagcaCACCAGGATGAACATCTCTGGTCCTTGAAATAGcaccatttgattttttttacatctgtTGGGAGGCAAATAGGACTTTGGTTTAATATTTCTTTCAAATAACAGCACCTCCGACAATGCAGCATTCCTTAGTGTTAACAATTTAGAGTGTGCAAAAGTGCTTGAAGTAGATATTGAATTCACAACCTTTTGActcagccggcataatcaaagaccccacccacccaggtcattctctcttctctcttcttccatcgggtagaagatacaggagcctgagggcacgtaccaccagacttaaggacagcttctaccccactgtgataagactattgaacggttcccttatacaatgaaatggactatgaccttacgatctaccttgttgtgaccttgcacattattgcactgcactttctctgtagctgtgacactttattctttattctgttattgtttttacctgtactacatcaatgcactctgtactaacccaatgtaattgcactgtgtaatgaactgacctgtacgatcagtatgcaggacaagtttttcactgtacctcggcacaagtgacaatagtaaaccaataccaataccaataccaattctgaaTCCTTTGCCACGATCACTTTGATCTAGCTGTGCATTAAAACTGGTTTCACAGCTTTTTTCTGTTATAACTACCTTCTGCTTTCTTTCCCTGAAGCAGTTATATTAGTAACTATCACAATGTCATGGTGCATTAACTTAATACCATTGTGTACTACCTATGTATGCTCGCTGTTGGAAGCACATCGTAACATGGCTGGGTGACTCCCTTCAGACAATGAGTATCTGACAATTTAGAAGGAGGAGATATATTTATTCTTCAGCTGCAGGGAAGTATGTTTCATAGATATGTAGAGGGATTGGCACCAAGAGGGTTAAAAGACTCAAGTTTTAGCTGGAACTGCTGTCCTGTTAGacaaattgtcttttaaatgaatGCTACAGACATGCTAATGGATGGAGTGGCATTAAGGTCATAAAATCTTGCACATGGTTGTCCAGGGAACATTGAAGACAGTGATTTGTAACTGAAGGACTGTGAGAGCGAGGGTGAatgagaggaagagaaaaagcAAGAGAGAGGGATAAGAGTTAGaacgggggagaagagagtgtgGAGAAAGACAAAATaagggaggggagaaagaaatagaggagGTGACAGAAAGGGGGAAGAGcgggagaggaggaggtgagagagaaagagaggcagagaatgaGAGGTGGACACTGAGAcaaaaggggggggagagagatgaag encodes the following:
- the lrrn2 gene encoding leucine-rich repeat neuronal protein 2 codes for the protein MLLKEYIFISLATVTLTQAIPWHVRCPDMCVCEIKPWFTPRSMYREAPTVDCNDFFMSKVPSNLPEGTQTLLLQSNRITKIEPGELHHLVNLTELDLSQNSFSQIEDFSLTNMSNLLVLHLEENQLTELSEKCFSALTNLQELYLNHNQLSTISAGAFFGLENLLRLHLNSNKLRTIKSEWFKAIPSLEILMIGENAVDKIQNMNFKPLINLRSLVLSGMRLKEISDYALEGLENLESISFYDNKLSKVPKVALQKVPGLKFLDLNKNSIQRIQQSDFTDMLHLKELGINNMEELISIDKFALDNLPELTKLEVTNNPKFSYIHPNAFRLIPQMETLMLNNNALSALYKKTIESLSKLQEISIHSNPIRCDCVIRWVNTNENHIRFIEPQSTFCVDPPEFNRRNLRDVPFREMTDRCLPLISPEAFPSDLSVEMEESFSLHCRAFAEPDPEIYWVTPSGDKLSAYTASDKYRVRPEGTLEIFNISTDEAGLYTCVAHNLVGADSKSVTIKVSGFYPENEDNIQLYVQEIEAHHILLSWIITSNIISSNITWSRTLSNSSLNFAFSARIPAGVHSYNLTRLEPLAEYVICVHVSHISLHTETSCLRSRTKETHSATSTSEIRPQFLIALTACALFVAISVLALRRLAPVRQKVVEEHRPLSMSMQRNLSISLHRIYPLFVKHWEPDINSGKTIAVELQSTPLGPSNIGYCDTI